The Cicer arietinum cultivar CDC Frontier isolate Library 1 unplaced genomic scaffold, Cicar.CDCFrontier_v2.0 Ca_scaffold_1456_v2.0, whole genome shotgun sequence genome includes the window AACACCGTAATAGAGGctaaaaaaaagagtaaaactAATGCAACACTCCTGTCTCTTaaaataaaacgaagataatatgAAAGGAATTAACGAAAGTGCGACgaagaagaaacaaaatcaattatttatttaaattgtttcaaaataatctTCAATATTTTCCCTTAAGTGACATTTAGCGTGTCAAACCAACGAAATtaattttaggcttaattgcagtttagtttcataaacaaaattttggtctaaaatttgataaagtttatttttttttttgggtttattTAAGTCAATACATACCTCAAAATCTTCGTAGTGCAACAATTGTAACTGAAAtgtatgatcataaatggtgtggtgcagcttacaaaaataaaattttatcaaattttgtaccaaaattctgtttgggatccaaaattgaaaaaaaattaaaatagggagactacatttacaattcaactaaaatataggaataaaaactgcaattaagtcttaaTTTTATTAACAGAGTGAAACTAGTCTAATTAACTTTGATAATATCATCAAAACTATTCGAAATTACAAAGGACTAAAAGTCGAAAacattttgaatatttattcattcattcgtGGTTTCGCCCAAAACACACTCGTTCATTCCGATGGTGCTGTTTCATGATTCAATCCTTCAAATATAAACTAGGTGACTCAATCTCTCTTCACTCTTACTACATTTACTACTACTGTTCAATACTTATTACAAATGCACCGTTTTTTGTTTACTAGATTCACTCATAGAACCCTTCGTTCTATTATTCTTTCCCACAatgctttttctcttttattcatTCATCGTTCTTTCTCTGTTGCTAACACAAATCACCATCATAAAGATGAAACCTTTACGTTATCAACCCTCGTAAATTCGTGTAGGTTATCACCAGAAACAGCCCTAAAACTCTCCAAAAGGTTACaaatcaaaaaccctaattcccCTAATGCTGTTATTCAACTTCTCAAAACCTATGGCTTCTCTGATTCACAGTTATGTAGTTATGTCAAAAAACACCCTTTGGTTCTTTTATCAGATCCTGAAAAGACCCTTTTGCCCAAACTCAAGTTTTTTCATTCCATTGGGGTTTCTACCACTGATCTCCCCAAAATCCTCATTGGGAACACTAACTTTTTGTCAAAAAGCTTGGAGAAAACCCTTATCCCTTGTTATGAGATTATTCGGAGCCTAGTTCGGAATGATGAAGAGGTAGTTTCAACTTTGAAGCATGGTTCATGGAACGTTCATTCTGTTTGGGTTGTAAATGATGCAGTTCAAAACATTGAGGTTTTGAGGCAACTTGGTGTGCCTCAAGGTTGCATTTCCCTTTTGGTATCAAATTTTCCGAGTGTAGCATTTGCCAAGCATAGTAAATTTGTTGAGGCTGTTAATATAGTGAAAGAAATGGGGTTTGATCCTTCGAAGTCGAATTTTGTTTTGGCAGTTCAAGTAATTGCAAAGATGGACAAAGATATTTGGGAGTCGAGACTTAAGATTTTTGAGAGGTGGGGTTGGTCGAGAGACTCATGTCTTTTGGCTTTCCGAAAAAATCCTCAGTGTATGATGATTTCAGAAAAAAAGATTATGAAAACAATGAGCTTCTTGGTGAAGGATATGGGTTTTACCCAAGAAGACATTGCTAAAAGCCCCGGGATTCTGAACCGCAACTTCGAGAAAACATTTGTCCCTAGATGTGCAGTTGTTAAGATTTTGAAGTCAAAGGGTTTGATAAAGAGAGATTATAGCATAACTAGCATTATTTCAATTAGCGAGAAAAGGTTTTTGGGGAGATTCGTCACCCGATTTCAAAAAGATGCAGCTCTGTTAATGGATGCATATAATGGTCACAAGTTAGATTAATCATCTAGGTATACTCTAAACTTTGAAGCTTTTAATTGGTTTTACTTTATTTCAGAA containing:
- the LOC101493422 gene encoding transcription termination factor MTERF15, mitochondrial-like, whose amino-acid sequence is MHRFLFTRFTHRTLRSIILSHNAFSLLFIHRSFSVANTNHHHKDETFTLSTLVNSCRLSPETALKLSKRLQIKNPNSPNAVIQLLKTYGFSDSQLCSYVKKHPLVLLSDPEKTLLPKLKFFHSIGVSTTDLPKILIGNTNFLSKSLEKTLIPCYEIIRSLVRNDEEVVSTLKHGSWNVHSVWVVNDAVQNIEVLRQLGVPQGCISLLVSNFPSVAFAKHSKFVEAVNIVKEMGFDPSKSNFVLAVQVIAKMDKDIWESRLKIFERWGWSRDSCLLAFRKNPQCMMISEKKIMKTMSFLVKDMGFTQEDIAKSPGILNRNFEKTFVPRCAVVKILKSKGLIKRDYSITSIISISEKRFLGRFVTRFQKDAALLMDAYNGHKLD